Part of the Candidatus Dadabacteria bacterium genome is shown below.
ACGCTTCTTACTACCAGATAATTGAAATATATTCCCGCCATTGCCGCGAAAGCCGCAAAATAGACCGTGTTTGTTCCCGTAAGCCAGAGTATGAAAGTCAGGGGTATGAGGGAGAGGGAGTAGATAAGTATCAGCATGTTCGTGTACTTTGTGCCCAGGGCCACTGGAAGAACGTTTATTCCGGCTCTTTCGTAATCCTTTCTGTATTTCTGTGCGAGCACCCAGAAGTGGGGAGGTTGCCAGAGCATCATGAATATGAATACGATTATCGCGTCAAGTTGCGGGACGGGTTTTATCGCGGTGTAACCTATGAGCACTGGGAGGGCGCCCGGTATTCCCCCGAGGACGGTACCGAAAGGGGAGGTCCTTTTGAGAAAAAGGGTGTAGATTAGCGTATAGCTAAGAATCGCCAGGAGAATAAGAGCCGCGTTTACGTAGTTAAAGTAGGAAATCGATACGGTAAGGGCCACGACCATCATAAGTATCGAGATTGCCCATGCATTCCGGTCTCCGAGGGTTCTCAGAGCTTCCACCCTTTTGTTAAGGCGGGTCATCTGCCTGTCGATTTTCTTGTCGAGCAGGTTGTTCAGAATCGCCGCTCCCCCGGCGCTGAGAAGAAGCGAGGCGACACACAGAAAAACCACCTGCCCGGAAGGGAAGGCGCGATTGGCTATCACCATCCCGGCAAGGCCCGTGAACGCCACGCTCATGATTATTCCGGGCTTTGAGAGAATAACGGCGGAAACCGCCATGGTTCCCACAGATTTTTTCTCCGTTTCCTCCATATCTAGAAAGCTCCTTTGGTGACACTGTTTTTACTTATATACCTGAACCAGGTTAGGAGGCAGAGAGAAAGTATGAGAAGACCGATTGCGAGATGAACGGCGGTGACGTAAAAGACAAGCTTTGAGGTTACGACCAGAATTCCGAGTCCGATCTGCAGAAAAAGCAGGGCAACGGCCCATGACATGTTTTTTCGGGCTTCCTTAAGTCTTTCGGATTTTCTTGAGATAAACATTACGCCGATAAATAACACCGTAAGAAGGTAGGCGACTGTCCTGTGCGAGAAATGTGCCAGCACCTTGCCCGAAAGTTCAGGTGGAATCCAGTAGCCTAGGCAAGTGGGAAAATCAGGGCACGCGAGCCCCGCCTCCAGATGTCTTACGTATGCCCCCAGAGAGGCCTGGATGAATACAAGCACAAAAAGCGCGAAAAAAAGTCCGGCTGGACCCGAAAAATGGAAATCAGGTTTCCGCCTGACGCCGTCAAAGTACACCATGTAGAGGGTAATCGAAAATATTATTATGGCGTTTGTGAAATGAATCGTCGTCAGATTCACGGGAAGCTTGGCGAGAACTACGATTCCCCCGAGCACTATCTGAAACAGAAGAAGCAGAACTACCAGCAGCGGAAGTATTCTGTAATTTTTTTTGTACGCGCGGAACCTTCTGTAACACAGGATGAAAAGTACTATGGACGTTATGCCGCCTATTACTCGGTGGGAAAACTCGACGTATATGTCCCACCTGAAAGGCGGAATAATCTCCCCGTGGCAGAGCGGCCAGTCGGGACAGGCGAGTCCGGCCTTGAGTCCCGATACCGCGTTTCCCCAGATAAGAAGTATGAACAGAAGGGCTAGAGCGGTCTTTGCAAGCATGCCTGTTTTTTATTGCTACTTTATTACCGGCACCCTTGTAAAGGTTTCCATTATGGTGAAACCGATGAGGAGAAAAAGCAGAAAAAGAGGATAAAGAGCGTATATCCACGTGAGCTTGTCTTCGAATTTAAGATGCATGAAATAAAGGGCGACGATTGATGCCTTTATTGAAGCTATAAACATGGCGACGACGATGTTGAGGTCGCCGAAATCGAACTTTGCGACGTATACCGTAACCGCCGTTAGGACAAACAGTGCGAGACATACTGCGGCGTATACCCGCAGACCAGTATGATGTTCCTCAGTGTGGTTGTGTGTGCTCATTTTCTTTCTCCGTTTACCCGATTAAGTACAATAGCGGAAACAGGTATATCCAGATCAGGTCGACTAGGTGCCAATAAAGCCCTCCGACCTCAACCGGGGTATATCTGTTTCCTTCTTTAAATCTTCCCTGCCAGGCCATTATTATCAGGGCGAAAATTATTCCCATTCCGATAAACACGTGAAGCATGTGAAGCCCGGTCATCATGAAGTAAAGGGCGTAAAATATGTTCGTATCGGGGAATATATGATGGTGGAACTTCGCGGTGTACTCAAAATACTTGTTTACCCCGAAGATCGCTCCGCATACGAAGGTTACAGAAAGCAGTATTATCAGCCACTTCCTGTTTCTTTTCTGCGAGGCCGACACCGCCAGAGCCATCGTGAAACTGCTGAATATGAGCACAATGGTGTTCACGGCGCCCAGAGTCACGTCCAGTTTTTTGTGCGAGTCGTAAAAGAGATCCGGGTACTTTGCCCTGAAAAGCGCGTATGCAGCGAAGAGTCCCCCGAAAAGGAGAATTTCCGTTCCGAGGAAAAGCCACATCCCGAATTTCGCCGCGTTGTGTGTTACGGTCTCCCCGAGTCCGTGTCCGTGCGCGTGGCTTTCGGCGTGTTCTACTGTGCTGCTCATTTTTTGCGTTAGCCTCCGATCTATTTTTTCCCGTAAGCGTAAGTCCAGTCAGTTACAGTCGGTATTTCGACAAAGTTCTCATGAGATGGGGGAGAAGGAACCTGCCACTCAAGAGAGAGAGACCCGTAAGGGTTTGACGATTCCGGCAGTTGTCCTTTTTTCCAGAACGGCAAGAGCAGGTTCACGGTCATTATTATAATTCCGAGCCCGAGTATCCACGATCCGTAGGTCGAAAGGGAATGATAGGATATGTACTCGGCGGGGTAGGTCGCGTATCTTCTGGGCATTCCCTGAAAACCCATGAAGAACTGCGGGAAAAACGTTACGTTGAATCCTACGAAAATCAGGAACCATGCGATTTTCGCGATCAGTTCGTTAAATACCTTTCCGAACCATTTCTGGTACCAGAAGTGAAGGGCCCCGAAAAATCCCATCACCGTCCCTCCTATCATCACGTAGTGCATGTGAGCTACTATGAAGTACGTGTCGTGCAGGTGCACGTCGACGGCTAGGGCTCCCAGATAGACTCCGGTCAGCCCGCCGACCGTGAAAAGCACTATGAAGGACAGCGCGTATAACATGGATGAATGAAAGTCTATTGATCCCTTGTACAGAGTTGCGGTCCAGTTAAACACCTTTACGGCCGTGGGGATGGCGACAAGCATGGTCAGAAATGAGAAAATCGCCGCCGCCGTTTCCGATATGCCGCTTACGAACATGTGATGCAGCCAGACGAAAAAGCTTATTATGGCTATCGCGAAGCTTGAGTACGCGATAGCCTTGTATCCGAAAATGGGTTTCCTTGCGAAAACTGGAATTATCTCCGAGATGATTCCGAAGGCCGGGATAACCATTATATAGACAGCTGGATGGGAGTAGAACCAGAAAAAGTTCTGGAAAAGTATTGGGTCCCCTCCCTTGGCCGGATCGAAAAAGCCTATGTCAAATACCCTCTCCGCTATAAGCAGAAGAAGCGTGATTCCCACAACCGGTGTCGCTAGCAGCTGCAGTATGGCGGTCGCGTAGGATGCCCATATGAAAAGCGGGAGCCTGGACCAGGTCATTCCAGGTGCCCGCAGCTTGTGTATGGTCACTATGAAGTTCATTCCGGTGAGAATCGATGAGAACCCGAGCACAAAGACCCCGAGAGTTATTAGTATTACCTTGGTGCCCGTCTGAATGCTGTAGGGAGTGTAGAACGTCCAGCCCGTGTCAGCCGGCTGCAGAAGCGCGCCGAGCAGTATTGCGGTTCCGACAAGATATATCCAGAAACTCAGCAGGTTGATTCTTGGAAACGCCACGTCTCTTGCCCCGATCATAAGCGGTATCAGGAAATTACCAAAGCTTGCTGCTATCCCTGGAACAATGAAAAAGAAAACCATCAAGGAACCATGGAGCGTGAACGCTACGTTGTACTCCGTCGGGGTTCTGAAAAAGTCAAGCTCGGGAGTCATAAGCTCGTATCTCATCCCAAGAGCCGCCAGACCGGCAACCATGAAGAAAAACGAGATCGTGACGAGATAGAGGATCCCGATACGCTTGTGATCCGTTGTCAAAATCCACGACTTTAGACCTTTCTGGGCTAAAAACGGTATATGCTGGGTTTGTGTCATGGCTCCGTTTGCCATCTTTTT
Proteins encoded:
- the cyoE gene encoding protoheme IX farnesyltransferase, with protein sequence MEETEKKSVGTMAVSAVILSKPGIIMSVAFTGLAGMVIANRAFPSGQVVFLCVASLLLSAGGAAILNNLLDKKIDRQMTRLNKRVEALRTLGDRNAWAISILMMVVALTVSISYFNYVNAALILLAILSYTLIYTLFLKRTSPFGTVLGGIPGALPVLIGYTAIKPVPQLDAIIVFIFMMLWQPPHFWVLAQKYRKDYERAGINVLPVALGTKYTNMLILIYSLSLIPLTFILWLTGTNTVYFAAFAAMAGIYFNYLVVRSVFANRGYGKAFSASIIYMLLIMLGIVVDILIKSMSPVERVIGNLM
- a CDS encoding heme A synthase, coding for MLAKTALALLFILLIWGNAVSGLKAGLACPDWPLCHGEIIPPFRWDIYVEFSHRVIGGITSIVLFILCYRRFRAYKKNYRILPLLVVLLLLFQIVLGGIVVLAKLPVNLTTIHFTNAIIIFSITLYMVYFDGVRRKPDFHFSGPAGLFFALFVLVFIQASLGAYVRHLEAGLACPDFPTCLGYWIPPELSGKVLAHFSHRTVAYLLTVLFIGVMFISRKSERLKEARKNMSWAVALLFLQIGLGILVVTSKLVFYVTAVHLAIGLLILSLCLLTWFRYISKNSVTKGAF
- a CDS encoding cytochrome c oxidase subunit 3 family protein, encoding MSSTVEHAESHAHGHGLGETVTHNAAKFGMWLFLGTEILLFGGLFAAYALFRAKYPDLFYDSHKKLDVTLGAVNTIVLIFSSFTMALAVSASQKRNRKWLIILLSVTFVCGAIFGVNKYFEYTAKFHHHIFPDTNIFYALYFMMTGLHMLHVFIGMGIIFALIIMAWQGRFKEGNRYTPVEVGGLYWHLVDLIWIYLFPLLYLIG
- a CDS encoding cytochrome c oxidase subunit I, yielding MANGAMTQTQHIPFLAQKGLKSWILTTDHKRIGILYLVTISFFFMVAGLAALGMRYELMTPELDFFRTPTEYNVAFTLHGSLMVFFFIVPGIAASFGNFLIPLMIGARDVAFPRINLLSFWIYLVGTAILLGALLQPADTGWTFYTPYSIQTGTKVILITLGVFVLGFSSILTGMNFIVTIHKLRAPGMTWSRLPLFIWASYATAILQLLATPVVGITLLLLIAERVFDIGFFDPAKGGDPILFQNFFWFYSHPAVYIMVIPAFGIISEIIPVFARKPIFGYKAIAYSSFAIAIISFFVWLHHMFVSGISETAAAIFSFLTMLVAIPTAVKVFNWTATLYKGSIDFHSSMLYALSFIVLFTVGGLTGVYLGALAVDVHLHDTYFIVAHMHYVMIGGTVMGFFGALHFWYQKWFGKVFNELIAKIAWFLIFVGFNVTFFPQFFMGFQGMPRRYATYPAEYISYHSLSTYGSWILGLGIIIMTVNLLLPFWKKGQLPESSNPYGSLSLEWQVPSPPSHENFVEIPTVTDWTYAYGKK